The following proteins are co-located in the Phocoena phocoena chromosome 1, mPhoPho1.1, whole genome shotgun sequence genome:
- the YOD1 gene encoding ubiquitin thioesterase OTU1 produces the protein MFGAAKSGYFGVHPPASYPGGACQPAAGTKAGLTGVWPVAGRTDTMWRLRCKAKDGTHVLQGLSSRTRMRELQGQIAAITGIAPGCQRILVGYPPECLDLSNGDTILGDLPIQSGDMLIVEEDQTRPKMSPAFTKHGAPSYIRETLPVLTRAVVPADNSCLFTSVYYVVEGGVLNPACAPEMRHLIAQIVASNPDFYSKAILGKTNQEYCDWIKRDDTWGGAIEISILSKFYQCEICVVDTQTVRIDRFGEDAGYTKRVLLIYDGIHYDPLQRVFPNPDTPPLTIFSSNDDIVLVQALELADEARSKRQFTDVNRFTLRCMVCQKGLTGHAEARDHAKETGHTNFGEV, from the exons ATGTTTGGAGCGGCAAAGAGTGGCTATTTTGGAGTCCATCCGCCGGCTTCTTACCCCGGCGGCGCCTGCCAACCTGCTGCCGGGACCAAAGCTGGCCTCACGGGTGTCTGGCCTGTGGCCGGCCGGACCGACACGATGTGGCGGCTCCGCTGCAAGGCCAAGGATGGCACCCATGTTTTGCAGGGGTTGTCCAGCCGGACCCGGATGCGGGAACTCCAGGGCCAAATTGCCGCCATCACCGGGATCGCCCCCGGCTGTCAGCGAATCCTCGTAGGATACCCGCCCGAGTGCCTGGACCTCAGCAACGGGGATACCATTCTGGGGGATTTGCCCATTCAGTCAG GCGACATGCTGATTGTTGAAGAAGACCAAACCAGGCCCAAAATGTCACCTGCATTTACAAAACATGGTGCTCCTAGTTACATCAGGGAAACTCTGCCTGTGCTTACCAGAGCGGTGGTCCCAGCAGACAACTCTTGCCTCTTTACCAGTGTGTACTATGTTGTTGAAGGAGGAGTCTTGAATCCAGCTTGTGCCCCTGAGATGAGACATCTCATAGCACAAATTGTAGCAAGCAATCCAGACTTCTATAGCAAGGCAATACTGGGAAAAACAAATCAAGAGTACTGTGACTGGATCAAAAGGGATGATACTTGGGGTGGAGCTATTGAGATATCCATTTTGTCTAAGTTTTATCAGTGCGAAATATGTGTGGTGGATACACAGACAGTACGAATTGATCGTTTTGGGGAAGATGCAGGATATACCAAAAGGGTCCTGCTTATTTACGATGGCATCCACTATGATCCGCTTCAGCGTGTCTTCCCCAACCCAGACACCCCTCCTCTGACCATTTTCTCCTCTAATGATGATATTGTTCTCGTGCAAGCACTGGAATTAGCAGATGAAGCTAGAAGCAAGAGACAATTTACTGATGTAAACCGCTTCACCCTGAGATGCATGGTATGTCAGAAGGGATTAACTGGACACGCAGAAGCAAGGGACCATGCCAAGGAGACAGGCCATACCAACTTCGGAGAAGTGTGA